The segment ACGGCCCTCATCACGCATGCGATCCGCCTGCCCGCCGGATTGCCGGAGGAACAGCTGGAAATCCTCGTGGAGCTGGAAGCGGCGCAATACATGCCGTTTGCGCTGGAAGACGCCAGCCTCGATTTTGTCATGCTCGGCCCCGCGCCGCCGCTTGCAGGCCAGACAGGCAGCGAGATCGACGTGCTGCTGGTGGCGGCGCGGCGCGCCAGCGTGCAGCGCCGTCTCGATGCGGCCAGGGCGGCCGGGCTGACGCCTGTTGTCATGGATAGCGAGGCGCTGGCCTTGCAGGCGGCGCTCGCGCAGAGCGGCTGGCAAGCCTTGCCCGACGGCGGCCTGAGCTACCAATTGGCCTGGGGCCTGGCCTTGCACCGGTACGCCCGATGAAGGCCGTGGCGGAAGTGCGGCGCATCAACCTTTTGCCCTATCGCCAGGCGGCACGCCGCAGGCATATTGAGCTGCTGCTGTGGCAACTGGCCGGCGGGGCGCTATTGGGATTGCTGCTGGCCCTGGCGTCGGGCGCCTGGCTGCAACGGCAGCTCGACGCGCAACTGCGCCGCCAGGAAGGCTGGCGTAATGCCATGCAGCACGTCAATGTCGTCCTCGCCTCTGGCAAGCGGGTGCGGGGCGAGACGGCGGCGCTGCTGCTGCGCCAGCAGGCCATTGCTAGTTTGCAAGAGCAACGCAACGCCTGGGTACGCATGCTGGCGCTGCTGGCCCGCGCGACGCCGGCCGGCGTGGCCTTGCACAGTGTGCGCCAGGAAACGGCAATGGTGCGCCTGCAAGGGCAGGCCGTGTCGCAGGACAAGGTCGCGGCATTGCTGCTGGCGCTCGAGCAGGCCGCACCCTGGTCCCGTCCGGAGGTGCTGGAAGTGCGCGGCGCGGCCGATGGCGCCGTGGAATGGACGATACGGCTGGCCTTGGCACCCGCTGGGCAATCTTAGTCGTGGAGGTTGATCATGCTGAGCTTGAAAACCGCGTCGCTGTGGCCGCTCCCGGCGCGCCTCGCTTGCGCCGCCCTGGCCGGCATGCTGGCGGCCGCGTTGCTGCACGTCGTGTGGCTGGCTGGATTGATGGCTGCCGTGCAGCTGGCGCAAGGCGAGGAGGCCCGTCTGCGTGCCGATTATCTGGTGGCGCAGGCCAGGGCGAGCCAGTTGCCCCAGTGGCGCGCGCAGCAGCGCCAGGCGGGCGCCGAGCTGGCCCTGCTGGAACAGCAACTGCCCGACCAGCAAGCGATGGCGGCACTGTTGACGGACATTAACGCCGCAGGCCAGTCGCGCGGCCTGCAATTTTCACTGTTCAAGCCAGGCGCGGCCCGGCCGCAAGTGCCGTACGTCGCCTTGCCGATCACCATACAGTTGCGCGGCGGCTATCACGCCATGGGCGCGCTGCTGGCGGACCTGGCGCGCCTGCCGCGCATCGTCACCGTGCATGCACTGGCCCTGACCCTCGGCAAGGACCGCTTGCTGACCCTCGATGCCGTGCTGCAAGCGTATCGCTTGCCCGAAGCGGGGGAGCTGGCGGCGCAAGCGGCATTGGCGCCCAAGGCGGGCGCGCCCGCAGTGACACCAATTTGGCGTCCGCTTGCCGCTGTCGCGCCGTATCCCTACGAGGCCGTCGCCCTGGCCGATCCATTTAATGCCTTGCCGCCAGCGCCTGCGCCCGGTCCGCGGGGAAGCGTGGCGGGGCCCGACCCGCGCCGCATGCGCGAAGCGCTGGAAAGCGTGGCCTTGCCTGCCATCAGCATGGTCGGCAGCGTGCAGCAGGACGGGCGCCTGAGCGCATTGTTGCTGGCGGGCCAGCGCGTGTACCGGGTGGCGGTGGGGCAGTACTTGGGGCAAGACCACGGTGTGGTGACGGACATCAGTGAACAGGCAGTGCAGTATCGCGAACTGTTGCGCGAGGCGGATGGTCCCTGGCGCGAGCGGCGCGGCAGCCTGGCCTTGCAGGTGGCGGGGGCGAGTCCGAAGACCAGCCTGCCCGAGGCGGCGCCATGAGGCCGCGCCGCATGCTTTTGGCCGCCATGCTGTGCCTGCACGCCAGCGGCCTGGCCCAGGAAGCCGTGGTGAACGTGACGGCGCCACGGCTGTATGCGGGCGACAAAATCTCCGTCGATTTCCAGAACGTGGGCGTGCGTGCGGCCCTGCACATCTTGGCCGACGCATCGGGGCAAAACATCATCGCCAGCGACAGCGTGGCGGGCAATGTCACCGTGCGCCTGCGCGACTTGCCGTGGGACCAGGCGCTCGACGTGCTGCTGCAGGCCAAGGGCCTGGACATGCGGCGCAACGGCAGCGTGCTGTGGATCGCGCCGCGCGAAGAAATCCTCGCGCGCGAAAAGCTGGAGCTGGAACAGCGCGCGCAGATCGCGGAACTGGAACCGTTACAGTCTGCCATCTTCCAGCTCAATTACCAGAAGGCCGAAGCGTTTCGCACCGTGTTCGGCCTCGATGCGGGGGAAGGGCGCAGCCGGCTGCTGTCGCGCCGTGGCAGCGTGCTGATCGAGCCGCGCACGAATCAACTGTTCATCACCGACGTGCCGGCGCGCCTGGAACAGATCCGCCAGCTGATCGCCAGGACGGATATTCCAACGCGCCAAGTGATGATCGAGGCGCGCATCGTCGAGGCGAACGACAGCTTCAGCCGCAATCTGGGCGCGCGCCTGGGTTTTACGGACCAGCGCCTGGCGGCAGGCCAGCAGCCCGGTTTTTCCCTGGGCGGCAGCGGACGCCGCGCGGCCGTCGGCGGCAGTTACCAAGGCGTGGGCGAGGCGACGGGGCAAGCCGTGGCCGGCAGCGGCGCCTTCGTGCCGAACACGCAATTCGTCAACTTGCCGGCCGCCAGCATCAATGGCCTGCAGCCGGCCAGCTTCGCCCTGAGCCTGTTTTCGGCGGCCGCCAACCGTTTCCTGAACCTGGAATTGTCCGCGCTGGAAGCCGATGGCAGGGGCAAGATCATTTCCAGCCCCCGCGTGGTGACGGCCGACAAGGTGCTGGCACTGATCGAGCAGGGCATCGAGCTGCCCTACCAGGTGGCCACCAGCAGCGGCGCCACGTCGATCACGTTTCGCAAGGCGAATCTGCGCCTGGAAGTGACGCCGCAGATCACGCCGGACGGCAACGTGGTGCTGGAAGTGGACGTCAACAAGGATAGCGTGGGCCAGGAAACCCGTTCCGGTTTCGCCATCGACACCAAGCACGTGCGCACGCAAGTGATGGTGGAAGATGGCGGCACGGTGGTGCTGGGTGGCATTTATCAGCAATCCGAACGGGGCACGGATAGCAAGGTTCCTCTACTTGGCGACATCCCCGTGCTCGGTGTTTTTTTCCGCAGCACGGGCCGCAGTCAAGAAAAAACGGAACTGATGGTGTTTATTACGCCGAAAATAGTGGCAGATCGGCCAGCAACACGTTAATGTCACATCTTTACGTTTAAGTAACAATGCACACGAAAGCGGACTGATGGCGACTATGCGGAATGTATCTTGGGGCAACACTTATTGGAGCCGGGTATCGAATTGGCTGGTCTTGCTGGCGCTGGGCGCCTTGCTGGCCGCGTGTGGCGGCGGTGGCGGCGACCCGACCCTGGGTGTCAAGGATGGCGCGAATGCAGGCGTCGGCAGCGTGGTACTGGTTGCTGGCGCAACAACGATTGTGGCATCGGGCGCGGACGGCACGGAAGTCGTGCTGACGGCAGTGGTGAAAAATGCCGGCAATAATGCCATGACAGGCCAGACGGTGACCTTCACCGCCAGTTCCGGCACCATCAGCAATACCAACCGCGTGACGGACGCGAATGGCACGGTGACGGAAAAACTCAGCGTGAAAGGCGATGCGAGCTTGCGCGACATCACCATCAAGGCCAGCAGCGGCGGCGTCGAATCGGCCCCCGTGGTGGTGAAAGTGGTGCCCGTCACCTCCGGCATTGCCAGCTTGCTGCTGACGTCTTCCGGTGGCACCCTGGCGTCGTCGGGTGGTACCGCCGTCAACGTGATCGCCTTTGTCAAAGACGCCAACAATGCCGTCGTGCCCAATGCCAGCGTGACATTCAGCGCCGATTCGGGTGCGCTGGGCGCCACGAGCGTCACGACCAATACACAGGGCCAGGCGCTGGTCAGCCTGAATACGGGCGGCGACGCCAGCTTGCGCACGATCAAGGTGACGGCCAGCGCAGGCGCGCAGACGGCCAGCACGGACATTGGCGTCAGCGGCACCCGGCTGGTCATCAGTGCCTTTTCGACGGTGAACCTCAAGACGAACACCGACATGGTGGTCAAGCTGGTCGATTCGAGCGGCAATCCCCTCGTTGGCAAGCCGGTGACCTTCAGCGCCCGCAGCAATGCCATCACGGTCAAGGGCGGCGGCACCAGTCCCGCGCTGACCGATAACAACGGCCAACTGGTGTTGAGCTACAACGCCCAGGCGGGCAGCAGCGACAGCATCAGCGTCAAGGCGCAGGGTGACAGCGTCGTGTTGCCAATCGCAATAAATGCATCGAATTTCACAATCAATGCCGTATCGGGTGGCAATGTGGCGTTGGCTACCTTGAACACGAACACCTGCTATGCGGTGACGGTCCATAGCGATGTGGCTGGCGTGCCACAAACGGGCAATGTGCGTTTCAGTACGTCGCGCGGCGCCATTTACCAGGATGCCGCTTGCGGCACGCCATTGCAGGCGCCGCTGGCGCTGGTGGGCGGCAATGCCATTGCCTACGTACAAGCCAGCGGCGCCGGCCCGACCGCCCTCACGGCGAAGTACGAAGACAGCGGCGTCTCGGTGCAGTCGGAAGTGGAGTTCGTTGCGCCATTGACGGCCCAGGCCGCGATCAGCCTGCAAGCCGACCCGGCCGTCATCGGTGCCAATACGGCCGGCAGCACCGCGCAGCGCAGCGCCTTGCGCGCCATCGTGCGCGATGGCACGGCGGAAAACAATCTGGTCAAGAATGCACAGGTGAGCTTCTCGATCCAGGCCGACGCCAGCAATGGCTCCCTGAGTTCGCCTTCGCTGGTCGCCACCGACAGCGATGGCGTGGCCACGGTCAGCTACATCGCGGGACAGGGCACCACCGGTGTCGATGGTGTCGTTGTCAAAGCGCAACTGCAGGGTGTGTCGAGCAATGCGGCCACGGTCAAGCTGACGGTGACGAAAAAATCGCTGTTCATCAGTGCCGGCAGCGGCAATACGCTCGACGCCACCGACAGCAGCACCTACCGCAAGACGTATAGCGTGTTTGTGACGGATGCCGCCGGCAATCCCGTACCTGACGTGATCATCACGGCCGCGGCCTGGCCCCGCTATTATTACAAGGGTTATCTGCAGTATTCCCCGGCTGCCGAGTCGTGGATAGCCGTGAGGACGGCGAATGCCTGTGACAATGAGGACAGGGATCGCAGCGGCACCTTTAATCTGAACAACGACTTCAACCATAATGGCCGTCTCGACCCCGGCATTCCGCTCAATTTGTCGACCGGCGGCAAGACCGACAGCTCGGGAACGGCGATCATCACCCTGACTTATCCGCGCGACAGGGCCAACTGGCTGGACGTCGAATTGACGATTCGTGGCAACAGTTCCGGGACGGAGGCAACTTATGTCGGTTACACTTTGCTTCCGGGGCTGGCCACGGACTTTAACCGCGTGGGTGTTTCACCTCCAGGCATCATTAGTCCGTATGGGCAAGCCACTGATTGTCGCAATCCAAATTAACTGTCGCAGCACATGCAAAATCTGTTTTTAGTAGGCCTCATGGGCGCAGGCAAAACCACGATCGGGCGCATCCTGGCCCGCAAGCTGGGCCTGCGCTTTGTCGATTCCGACCACGAAATCGAGGCGCGCACGGGAGCGACCATCCCGTGGATCTTCGAAATCGAGGGGGAGGCCAGCTTTCGCCGGCGCGAGGCCGAGGTCATCCGCGACCTGAGCGCCCAGGAAGGCATCGTCATGGCCACGGGCGGCGGCGCCATCCTCAATGCCGACAGCCGCGCCTACCTGAAGGAGCGGGGCACGGTCGTGTATCTGCGCGCCAGCGTCAGCAACATCCTCGCGCGCACCAGCCACGACAAGAACCGCCCCCTGCTGCAGACGGCCGACCCGCGCAGGAAGCTCGAAGAGCTGACGGCGCAGCGCGAGCCCCATTACATGGAAGTGGCCGACATTGTGATCGACACGGGCCGTCCTAACGTACAATCGATGGTCCAGACCATCCTGATGCAGCTGGCCAGCCTCGAATGCGAGGCTTCGCCCAACTGCGTCATTCATGCAGAGCCTTCGATGAACGAGCAATCCAAAATGTTGTTGAGCGTAGACCTCGACGAACGCAGTTATCCGATCGCCATCGGTCCTGGCCTCTTGGCCGACGCCGACGCGCTGCTGCGCCATATCAGCGGCCACAAGGTGGCCATCGTCACCAATACCACCGTCGCGCCGCTGTACCTGGGCCGCCTGCAGGCGGCGCTGGCCAGCGATGGCCGCGAAGTGATCAGCATCGTCCTGCCGGACGGTGAGGAATACAAAAACTGGGCCAGCCTGATGCAGATCTTCGACGCGCTGCTGGCCAACAAATGCGACCGCAAGACCACCCTGGTGGCGCTGGGCGGCGGCGTGATCGGCGACCTGACCGGTTATGCGGCCGCGAGCTACATGCGCGGCATCGGCTTCGTGCAGGTGCCGACCACCCTGCTGGCGCAGGTCGATTCCTCCGTCGGCGGCAAGACGGGCATCAACCACCCGCTGGGCAAGAACATGATCGGCGCCTTCTACCAGCCGCGCGCCGTGATCGCCGACACCTCGACCCTGGAAACCCTGCCGGCGCGCGAGCTGTCGGCCGGCCTGGCCGAAGTGATCAAGCATGGCGCCATCATCGATGCGGCTTTCTTCGACTGGATCGAGGCGAACATGGCCAAGCTGATGGCGCGCGACAAGGGCGCCCTCGCGTATGCGATCGCCCGCTCGTGCGAAATCAAGGCCGACGTGGTGCGCCAGGACGAGCGCGAAGGCGGCTTGCGCGCCATCCTGAATTTCGGCCACACCTTCGGCCATGCCATCGAGGCGGGCCTGGGCTACGGTCACTGGCTGCATGGCGAAGCCGTCGGCTGCGGCATGGTCATGGCGGCCGACCTGTCGTGCCGCATGGGTTATATCGACCAGGCAGCCGTCGAGCGCGTGCGCAAGCTCGTCGCCGCCGCCGGCCTGCCCGTCAAGGCGCCGGACCTCGGTGTCGACCGCTGGCTGGAATTGATGGAGGTCGACAAGAAGAACGAGGGCGGCGCCATCAAGTTCATCCTCTTGCAACCGCTGGGCAGCCCGAACATCACGTCCGCGCCCCACGAACTGGTGCTGGCCACCCTGGCCGCCGGAGTGCAATAACATGCTGCCGGAAGACTTCCTTGCCCCCTATGCGGCCCATTCGGCACAGGGCCAGGGACGTCGCTTTGCCGAGGCGCCGCACGCCTCGCGCAGCCAGTTCCAGCGCGACCGCGACCGCATCATTCACTCCTCGGCCTTCCGCCGCCTCGAATACAAGACCCAGGTTTTCCTCAACCACGAAGGAGACCTGTTCCGCACGCGCCTGACGCACAGCCTGGAAGTGGCGCAAGTGGGGCGTTCGATTGCGCGCAACCTGCGCCTGAACGAAGACCTGGTCGAAGCCATCGCGCTCGCGCACGACCTGGGCCACACGCCGTTCGGCCACGTGGGCCAGGACGTGCTCAATGAATGCATGCAGGAGCACGGCGGCTTCGAGCACAATCTGCAAAGCCTGCGCGTGGTTGACACGCTGGAAGAGCACTACGGCGCCTTCGATGGCTTGAACCTGATGTTCGAGACGCGCGAAGGCATCCTGAAACACTGCTCGCTGACGCATGCGCGCGAACTCGGTCCCGTTGCCCAGCGCTTCATCGATCGCACGCAACCGACCCTGGAAGCGCAGCTGACCAATCTGGCCGATGAAATCGCCTACAACAGCCACGATATCGACGACGGCCTGCGTTCCGGCCTGATCACCATCGCCCAGCTGGAAGAGGTGGAATTCTTCGGCCGCCTGTGGCGCGACGTGCAGCAGGCGTTCCCGGGCCTGTCGGGCCGGCGCGCCATCTATGAAACGCTGCGCCGCCTGATCACGGCCCTGGCCGACGATCTGATCGTCACCTCGACCGGCCTGATTGCCGATGCCGCGCCGCGTGATGTGAACGAAGTGCGCGCCAGTGCCCCGCTGATCCGTTTTTCGGACGCCATGCGCAAGGACGCGACGGAGCTGAAACGCTTCTTGCGGGCGAACCTGTATCGTCACTACCAGGTCAACCGCATGCGCGTGAAAGCGAGCCGCATCGTGCGCGAACTGTACGACAGCTTCATGGCCGAGCCGGCCCTGCTACCGCCCGACTACCAGCTCAAGGATGGCGACGTCACGCAGCAGGCGCGCAAGATCGCCGACTACATCGCCGGCATGACGGACCGCTACGCGATCCGCGAGCACCGCCGGTTGTATTCGCTCGACGAGCTGTAACGGTCACTGCGGGCACCGATCTACCCCTTGGGATGAATTGTCAACGTAGGTCGGATTAGGCCGCAGGCCGTAATCCGACAACATTGTTGGCGCGGCCCCATTACTCCGCATTGCCGATCCTGTCAATCGGCATGATCATCTAGGTCCCCACCTGATCACCCCAATACCCCCGCGGCACCTTCTTTTCTATCATGGCAGCAAGTCAACAAGGGCTTGCCGCCCATCGTCAAGGAGAGTGTCATGATTGAATCGCGCCGCAGTTTCTTGCGCGCCTTGCCAGCCGTAACCATCGGGGCGGCCATCGCGCCGCTGCCCAGCAAGGCGGCCACCAAGGGCGAAGGCGGCCAGCGCTGGGCGATGGTGGTCGACGTGCAGAAGTGCATCGGCTGCCAGGCTTGCACGGTCTCCTGCATCATGGAAAACGCCGTGCCGGAAAACAGCTTCCGCACCGTCGTCTCCACCTATGAAGTCAAGGAAGAGAACCGCTGCGGCACCTACATGCTGCCGCGCCTGTGCAACCACTGCGCCAATCCGCCCTGTATTCCCGTCTGTCCCGTGGGCGCCACCTTCCAGCGCAAGGATGGCGTCGTCGTCGTCGATGGCGACCGCTGCGTGGGCTGCGCCTACTGCGTGCAGGCGTGTCCGTACGACGCGCGCTTCATCAACCACGAAACGGGCAAGGCCGACAAATGCACGTTCTGCGCACACCGCGTCGACGAAGGCTTGCTGCCGGCCTGCGTGGAAACCTGCGTGGGCGGCGCGCGCATCTTCGGCGACCTCAATGATCGGGAAAGCCTGGTCCATCAGCTGCTGACCGAGAACAAGGTGAAGGTGCTCAAACCCGAGCAGGGCACCCAGCCCCATGTGTTCTACCTGGGACTGGACACGCGCTTCGCCGGCCACGTCGAGGGCGAAGCGACTCTTTGGCAACCGAGCAAACACGGGAAATAAACCATGGACAGCCACATCACCGAAATTGTCAACGTCACGCGCGAAGCGGCATGGCTGCCGTGGGCGGTGCAGTATTTTTTCCTCATCGGCCTCAGTTACGGCAGCTTCATGCTGACCCTGCCGTACTTCGTTTTCGGCCGCAAGGCGTATGAACGCCTGGGGCGCATCGCGCTGCTGGCGTCGCTCGTGTGCGGCATGACCGCGCCCGTGGCGCTGCTGGCCGACTTGCACGGGCCGGGCCGCTTCTACCACTTCTACATTTACTTCCAGCCGCAGTCGTGGATGTCGTGGGGCTCGTTCTTCATTCCCCTCTACCTGGGCTGTCTGATGCTGTACGCGTGGCTGGCGCTGCGCGTGGACTTCGCCACGCGGGGACAGGGCCAGGACCGCCTGGCCTTTGCCTATCGCCTGCTGGGGCGCGGCGGCGCCGCATCGCGCAAGGCCATCGTCAGCGCCGCCGCCTTCACCTTGCTGGCCGCCTTCGTTGTGGGCCTGTACACGGGCATGGAAGTGATGGTGGTGCGCGCTCGTCCCCTGTGGTTTACGCCCTTCCTGCCGGCGCAATTTGCGGCCACGGCCTTTGTCGGCGCGGTGGGCCTGGCGTTGCTGTTCAACCGTTTCCTGCCTGGCCGCGACCAGGCCCTGGAAGTGTCCTTGAACCGCGCGCTGGCCCTGTCGCTGGCGCTGGTGCTGGCCCTGGGCGGCGGCTGGCTGTTCGTCAGCCTGTCCGGCGTGAGCGCCAGCCACAGCATGGCGTTCACCCAGGTGGCCGGCATGCCGCAATGGCAGTTCACGGCCGTCTGGGCCGTGCTGTCGGCCATCGTGCCGATGGCGCTGGCCATCTGGCGTCCGGCCACGAGTGGCCTGGTCAACGGCCTGATCGCGCTGCATAGCGCCTGGATGATGCGCTGGACGATATTCATCGGCGGCCAGACGATCCCGAAAACGGGCGCGGGCCTGTATGACTACCACCTGCCGATGGGGAACGACGGCTTGATGGGGATTATCGGCACGGCCGGCCTGTGGATCGCGCTGCTGTTGCTGATGCTGGAATTTTTGCCATGGGCCGGACGCGTCGTCGCTGCACGCAACCGTTCCGCCATGGCCACGCACTGAGGAGTCAAAAATGAACGATCAAACACACAATGGCGTCCCCGAAGACGACAATGAAAAACGCCGCAAGCTGCTGCGCTATGGCGCCATCGGCGGTGGCCTGGCCGCGTTTGCCGCCAGCTTTTCCACCACGGCCGGCCGCATGGTCGACCACGCGCTGGGCAAAGACAAGCCTGTGCAGAAACTGCACGGCAATTCGCTGCCGCCCGAGTTTTCCGTCGACACGGCCACGGGCAAGCTGACGGTCAATCCGGACCAGCAAGTGAGCTACACCATGTGCATGGGCTGCACCACGTTTTGCGGCGTGCGCGTGCGCCTCGATAAAAAAAGCGGCAAGGTCTTGCGCGTGGCGGGCAATCCGTACAGCCCCCTGTCGGCCGATCCGGCGCTGCCATACCAGACCTCGATACGCGACAGCTTCGTCTCCCTGTCGCGCTTCCAGGAAAAGGGCTTGAAGGGCCGCTCGACGGCTTGCGGCCGCGGCAACGGCGTGCTGGAACAGATGGAGTCGCCGTTCCGCGTGCTGGCGCCCATGAAGCGCGTGGGCCCGCGCGGCGGCGGCCAGTGGGAGCCGATCGCTTTCGATCAACTGGTCAAGGAAGTGACGGAAGGCGGCGACCTGTTCGGCGAAGGCCACGTGCAGGGCTTGCGCGCCTTGCGCGAGCTGGAAAAACCGATCGATCCGGCGCAGCCGGAACTGGGCCCGCAAGTCAATCAGGTGGGCCTGATGTGCAGCACCGACGATGGCCGCCTGGCGTTCGGCACGCGTTTTTTCAAGCAGTCGTACGGCAGTCTGAACCTGGTCAACCACGGCTCGTATTGCGGCGGCGCCTATCGCAGCGGTTCGGGCGCCATGTTCGGCGACATGAAGAAAATGCCGCACGCGAAAGTGGACCTGGAAAACACGGAGTTCTGCATTTTCGTCGGCACGGCGCCGGGCAATGCGGGCAACCCGTTCAAGCGCCAGGGCACCCTGATCGCCAAGGCCCGCTCGGGCAAGCGCGAATTCAGCTACGTCGTCGTCGATCCCGTGCTGACGAACGCGGACAGCCTGGCCGCGGGCGACCGCAGCCGCTGGGTGCCGATCAAGCCGGGCACGGACGGCGC is part of the Janthinobacterium sp. 67 genome and harbors:
- the dsrO gene encoding sulfate reduction electron transfer complex DsrMKJOP subunit DsrO, which encodes MIESRRSFLRALPAVTIGAAIAPLPSKAATKGEGGQRWAMVVDVQKCIGCQACTVSCIMENAVPENSFRTVVSTYEVKEENRCGTYMLPRLCNHCANPPCIPVCPVGATFQRKDGVVVVDGDRCVGCAYCVQACPYDARFINHETGKADKCTFCAHRVDEGLLPACVETCVGGARIFGDLNDRESLVHQLLTENKVKVLKPEQGTQPHVFYLGLDTRFAGHVEGEATLWQPSKHGK
- a CDS encoding PilN domain-containing protein, translated to MKAVAEVRRINLLPYRQAARRRHIELLLWQLAGGALLGLLLALASGAWLQRQLDAQLRRQEGWRNAMQHVNVVLASGKRVRGETAALLLRQQAIASLQEQRNAWVRMLALLARATPAGVALHSVRQETAMVRLQGQAVSQDKVAALLLALEQAAPWSRPEVLEVRGAADGAVEWTIRLALAPAGQS
- the nrfD gene encoding NrfD/PsrC family molybdoenzyme membrane anchor subunit; the protein is MDSHITEIVNVTREAAWLPWAVQYFFLIGLSYGSFMLTLPYFVFGRKAYERLGRIALLASLVCGMTAPVALLADLHGPGRFYHFYIYFQPQSWMSWGSFFIPLYLGCLMLYAWLALRVDFATRGQGQDRLAFAYRLLGRGGAASRKAIVSAAAFTLLAAFVVGLYTGMEVMVVRARPLWFTPFLPAQFAATAFVGAVGLALLFNRFLPGRDQALEVSLNRALALSLALVLALGGGWLFVSLSGVSASHSMAFTQVAGMPQWQFTAVWAVLSAIVPMALAIWRPATSGLVNGLIALHSAWMMRWTIFIGGQTIPKTGAGLYDYHLPMGNDGLMGIIGTAGLWIALLLLMLEFLPWAGRVVAARNRSAMATH
- the aroKB gene encoding bifunctional shikimate kinase/3-dehydroquinate synthase AroKB, which encodes MGAGKTTIGRILARKLGLRFVDSDHEIEARTGATIPWIFEIEGEASFRRREAEVIRDLSAQEGIVMATGGGAILNADSRAYLKERGTVVYLRASVSNILARTSHDKNRPLLQTADPRRKLEELTAQREPHYMEVADIVIDTGRPNVQSMVQTILMQLASLECEASPNCVIHAEPSMNEQSKMLLSVDLDERSYPIAIGPGLLADADALLRHISGHKVAIVTNTTVAPLYLGRLQAALASDGREVISIVLPDGEEYKNWASLMQIFDALLANKCDRKTTLVALGGGVIGDLTGYAAASYMRGIGFVQVPTTLLAQVDSSVGGKTGINHPLGKNMIGAFYQPRAVIADTSTLETLPARELSAGLAEVIKHGAIIDAAFFDWIEANMAKLMARDKGALAYAIARSCEIKADVVRQDEREGGLRAILNFGHTFGHAIEAGLGYGHWLHGEAVGCGMVMAADLSCRMGYIDQAAVERVRKLVAAAGLPVKAPDLGVDRWLELMEVDKKNEGGAIKFILLQPLGSPNITSAPHELVLATLAAGVQ
- a CDS encoding beta strand repeat-containing protein, whose amino-acid sequence is MRNVSWGNTYWSRVSNWLVLLALGALLAACGGGGGDPTLGVKDGANAGVGSVVLVAGATTIVASGADGTEVVLTAVVKNAGNNAMTGQTVTFTASSGTISNTNRVTDANGTVTEKLSVKGDASLRDITIKASSGGVESAPVVVKVVPVTSGIASLLLTSSGGTLASSGGTAVNVIAFVKDANNAVVPNASVTFSADSGALGATSVTTNTQGQALVSLNTGGDASLRTIKVTASAGAQTASTDIGVSGTRLVISAFSTVNLKTNTDMVVKLVDSSGNPLVGKPVTFSARSNAITVKGGGTSPALTDNNGQLVLSYNAQAGSSDSISVKAQGDSVVLPIAINASNFTINAVSGGNVALATLNTNTCYAVTVHSDVAGVPQTGNVRFSTSRGAIYQDAACGTPLQAPLALVGGNAIAYVQASGAGPTALTAKYEDSGVSVQSEVEFVAPLTAQAAISLQADPAVIGANTAGSTAQRSALRAIVRDGTAENNLVKNAQVSFSIQADASNGSLSSPSLVATDSDGVATVSYIAGQGTTGVDGVVVKAQLQGVSSNAATVKLTVTKKSLFISAGSGNTLDATDSSTYRKTYSVFVTDAAGNPVPDVIITAAAWPRYYYKGYLQYSPAAESWIAVRTANACDNEDRDRSGTFNLNNDFNHNGRLDPGIPLNLSTGGKTDSSGTAIITLTYPRDRANWLDVELTIRGNSSGTEATYVGYTLLPGLATDFNRVGVSPPGIISPYGQATDCRNPN
- a CDS encoding deoxyguanosinetriphosphate triphosphohydrolase, producing MLPEDFLAPYAAHSAQGQGRRFAEAPHASRSQFQRDRDRIIHSSAFRRLEYKTQVFLNHEGDLFRTRLTHSLEVAQVGRSIARNLRLNEDLVEAIALAHDLGHTPFGHVGQDVLNECMQEHGGFEHNLQSLRVVDTLEEHYGAFDGLNLMFETREGILKHCSLTHARELGPVAQRFIDRTQPTLEAQLTNLADEIAYNSHDIDDGLRSGLITIAQLEEVEFFGRLWRDVQQAFPGLSGRRAIYETLRRLITALADDLIVTSTGLIADAAPRDVNEVRASAPLIRFSDAMRKDATELKRFLRANLYRHYQVNRMRVKASRIVRELYDSFMAEPALLPPDYQLKDGDVTQQARKIADYIAGMTDRYAIREHRRLYSLDEL
- the pilM gene encoding pilus assembly protein PilM produces the protein MSISSFLGTGLLGVDMADDAVRVVELIRRRGKLSCRHCGSAALPAGVMLEGNIEDMQSLADVVRQVHRDSGSGCTRVALAMPATALITHAIRLPAGLPEEQLEILVELEAAQYMPFALEDASLDFVMLGPAPPLAGQTGSEIDVLLVAARRASVQRRLDAARAAGLTPVVMDSEALALQAALAQSGWQALPDGGLSYQLAWGLALHRYAR
- a CDS encoding pilus assembly protein PilP, producing the protein MLSLKTASLWPLPARLACAALAGMLAAALLHVVWLAGLMAAVQLAQGEEARLRADYLVAQARASQLPQWRAQQRQAGAELALLEQQLPDQQAMAALLTDINAAGQSRGLQFSLFKPGAARPQVPYVALPITIQLRGGYHAMGALLADLARLPRIVTVHALALTLGKDRLLTLDAVLQAYRLPEAGELAAQAALAPKAGAPAVTPIWRPLAAVAPYPYEAVALADPFNALPPAPAPGPRGSVAGPDPRRMREALESVALPAISMVGSVQQDGRLSALLLAGQRVYRVAVGQYLGQDHGVVTDISEQAVQYRELLREADGPWRERRGSLALQVAGASPKTSLPEAAP